Proteins from one Corticium candelabrum chromosome 4, ooCorCand1.1, whole genome shotgun sequence genomic window:
- the LOC134178857 gene encoding uncharacterized protein LOC134178857, with protein MAELITAEDKEEEEPEEELEENLEQEETSKLSDTLIRKSSSRQVPVLCETRWSARLATLSSVLAKYKAIYLALQDIVAESSGTDSRAKASSYLRLLQSSSFIVCLVVSQYILSFCDPLTKSLQSPNCDVLKAYQTAKLLRTTISAQRREDKFKELWERVQTVAGEVDAQIDKPRTAIRSTYRSNAGMQTAEQDSAVAYFRRNVYYPFIDHAVTELNNRFPDTSESMLIGYRLLPSSVSSITRSEVNSIKLFYGPDLPNGATFEPEVEVWKTKCFQLPEKDRRVTLTDAAKMADSQYFPNIHEIFKLILTSPVGSVPCERSFSALRRLKEWSRSTMTQERLCGLALLYIHRDVAVSRENVLQRFDCTGHRRLGQLSL; from the coding sequence ATGGCTGAATTGATTACAGCAGAAGacaaggaagaagaagaaccagAAGAAGAACTAGAAGAAAACTTAGAACAGGAGGAAACTTCGAAACTAAGTGATACGCTTATTCGTAAATCGTCATCAAGGCAAGTCCCAGTACTGTGTGAGACAAGGTGGTCGGCTCGATTGGCAACACTGTCCAGTGTCTTGGCCAAATACAAAGCCATATACCTTGCACTGCAAGATATTGTTGCAGAGAGCTCTGGCACTGATTCGAGGGCGAAAGCTTCATCTTACCTCAGACTTTTACAGTCCTCtagttttattgtttgcttgGTCGTTAGTCAGTACATTCTGAGCTTTTGTGATCCTCTGACGAAGTCTTTGCAATCTCCAAACTGTGACGTTCTGAAGGCTTATCAAACAGCCAAGCTGCTTCGCACAACGATTTCTGCGCAACGACGTGAAGACAAGTTTAAAGAATTATGGGAAAGAGTTCAAACAGTTGCAGGCGAGGTGGATGCCCAAATTGATAAACCTAGAACCGCAATAAGAAGCACCTACAGAAGCAATGCTGGCATGCAGACTGCGGAACAGGACAGCGCTGTGGCATACTTCAGAAGAAACGTGTACTACCCTTTCATTGATCACGCTGTGACAGAGCTCAACAATCGCTTCCCTGATACATCTGAATCAATGCTCATTGGGTATAGACTTCTTCCTAGCAGTGTTAGCAGTATAACAAGATCTGAGGTGAATTCAATTAAGCTCTTCTATGGTCCAGACTTACCAAATGGAGCTACATTCGAGCCTGAAGTAGAAGTTTggaaaaccaaatgttttcaaCTTCCTGAGAAAGACAGGAGAGTAACATTAACGGATGCCGCAAAGATGGCAGACAGTCAATATTTCCCCAATATTCATGAGATTTTCAAACTTATTCTAACATCTCCTGTTGGTTCCGTGCCGTGCGAAAGATCGTTTTCGGCTCTCCGGAGATTGAAGGAGTGGTCGAGATCAACAATGACGCAAGAAAGACTGTGTGGCTTAGCTCTTTTATATATTCATAGAGACGTGGCTGTAAGCAGAGAGAATGTCTTACAAAGATTTGATTGTACAGGACACCGCCGATTGGGGCAATTGTCGTTATAG